From Scleropages formosus chromosome 9, fSclFor1.1, whole genome shotgun sequence, one genomic window encodes:
- the LOC114911231 gene encoding uncharacterized protein LOC114911231, producing the protein MSSATISQEPAPSSDAASATATYSAETSPLGQSNGDAMPTVTALTSGPSSNDISGSPTSSRATIPSSNAVGSSGSNSTESSSSEASKTVYVPTTPPTSESSRNYSSSSSTISRVNAQSSTVETSAVTASSGISSTEDSNTGNISITSPTNVNTANNMSSATISQEPAPSSDAASATATYSAETSPLGQSNGDAMPTVTALISGPSSNEISGSPTSSRATIPSSNGVGSSGSNSTESSSSEASKTVYVPTTPPTSESSRNYSSSSSTISRVNAQSSTVETSAVTASSGISSTEDSNTGNISITSPTNVNTANNMSSATISQEPAPSSNAATTTATYSAETSPLGQSNGDAMPTVTALTSGPSSNDISGSPTSSRATIQSSNGVGSSGSNSTESSSSEASKTVYVPTTPPTSESSRNYSSSSSTISRVNAQSSTVETSAVTASSGISSTEDSNTGNISITSPTNVNTANNMSSSTISQEPAPSSNAATTTATYSAETSPLGQSNGDAMPTVTALTSGPSSNDISGSPTSSRATIPSSNAVGSSGSNSTESSSSEASKTVYVPTTPPTSESSRNYSSSSSTISRVNAQSSTVETSAVTASSEISSTEDSNTGNISITSPTNVNTANNMSSATISQEPAPSSDAASATATYSAETSPLGQSNGDAMPTVTALTSGPSSNDISGSPTSSRATIPSSNAVGSSGSNSTESSSSEASKTVYVPTTPPTSESSRNYSSSSSTISRVNAQSSTVETSAVTASSGISSTEDSNTGNISITSPTNVNTANNMSSATISQEPAPSSDAASATATYSAETSPLGQSNGDAMPTVTALTSGPSSNDISGSPTSSRATIPSSNAVGSSGSNSTESSSSEASKTVYVPTTPPTSESSRNYSSSSSTISRVNAQSSTVETSAVTASSGISSTEDSNTGNISITSPTNVNTANNMSSATISQEPAPSSNAATTTATYSAETSPLGQSNGDAMPTVTALTSGPSSNDISGSPTSSRATIPSSNAVGSSGSNSTESSSSEASKTVYVPTTPPTSESSRNYSSSSSTISRVNAQSSNVETSAVTASSGISSTEDSNTGNISITSPTNVNTANNMSSATTSQEPAPSSDAASATATYSAETSPLGQSNGDTMPTVTALTSGPSSNDISGSPTSSRATIPSSNGVGSSGSNSTESSSSEASKTVYVPTTPPTSESSRNYSSSSSTISRVNAQSSTVETSAVTASSGISSTEDSNTGNISITSPTNVNTANNMSSATISQEPAPSSDAASATATYSAETSPLGQSNGDTMPTVTALTSGPSSNDISGSPTSSRATIPSSNGVGSSGSNSTESSSSEASKTVYVPTTPPTSESSRNYSSSSSTISRVNAQSSTVETSAVTASSGISSTEDSNTGNISITSPTNVNTANNMSSSTISQEPAPNSNAASATATYSAETSPLEQSISKHVSTVTALTSISNVTRTYPEYSSPLKTNTRLFSSEKPTSFDTARDFKNTVRENLVLIRQNMTWSEALNYCRTHHVDLISIHTYEIQLHVENRVKEASSSHVWIGLRFTCVLNFWFWVSAETLMYQHWAPGNGTGAEKCGTTAAVESGGTKQWVSLPDTEKLNFICCG; encoded by the exons ATGTCAAGCGCAACAATTTCACAGGAACCAGCTCCAAGTTCTGATGCAGCAAGCGCTACTGCAACCTATTCTGCTGAAACATCTCCACTGGGACAATCAAATGGTGATGCCATGCCTACTGTGACAGCTTTGACATCGGGACCCTCTTCAAATGATATTTCAGGGTCTCCAACAAGTTCCCGTGCAACTATTCCAAGTTCAAATGCAGTAGGAAGTTCTGGATCCAATTCCACTGAAAGCTCCTCTTCTGAAGCTTCAAAAACTGTCTATGTACCTACAACACCTCCAACATCCGAAAGCTCAAGAAATTATTCATCAAGCTCTTCAACAATTTCCCGTGTCAACGCTCAAAGTTCAACTGTGGAAACCTCTGCTGTAACTGCTTCTTCTGGAATATCATCCACTGAAGACTCAAATACAGGCAATATATCCATCACATCTCCAACAAATGTCAACACAGCAAACAATATGTCAAGCGCAACAATTTCACAGGAACCAGCTCCAAGTTCTGATGCAGCAAGCGCTACTGCAACCTATTCTGCTGAAACATCTCCACTGGGACAATCAAATGGTGATGCCATGCCTACTGTGACAGCTCTGATATCAGGACCCTCATCAAATGAAATTTCAGGGTCTCCAACAAGTTCCCGTGCAACTATTCCAAGTTCAAATGGAGTAGGAAGTTCTGGATCCAATTCCACTGAAAGCTCCTCTTCTGAAGCTTCAAAAACTGTCTATGTACCTACAACACCTCCAACATCCGAAAGCTCAAGAAATTATTCATCAAGCTCTTCAACAATTTCCCGTGTCAACGCTCAAAGTTCAACTGTGGAAACCTCTGCTGTAACTGCTTCTTCTGGAATATCATCCACTGAAGACTCAAATACAGGCAATATATCCATCACATCTCCAACAAATGTCAACACAGCAAACAATATGTCAAGCGCAACAATTTCACAGGAACCAGCTCCAAGTTCTAATGCAGCAACCACTACTGCAACCTATTCTGCTGAAACATCTCCACTGGGACAATCTAATGGTGATGCCATGCCTACTGTGACAGCTTTGACATCGGGACCCTCTTCAAATGATATTTCAGGGTCTCCAACAAGTTCCCGTGCAACTATTCAAAGTTCAAATGGAGTAGGAAGTTCTGGATCCAATTCCACTGAAAGCTCCTCTTCTGAAGCTTCAAAAACTGTCTATGTACCTACAACACCTCCAACATCCGAAAGCTCAAGAAATTATTCATCAAGCTCTTCAACAATTTCCCGTGTCAACGCTCAAAGTTCAACTGTGGAAACCTCTGCTGTAACTGCTTCTTCTGGAATATCATCCACTGAAGACTCAAATACAGGCAATATATCCATCACATCTCCAACAAATGTCAACACAGCAAACAATATGTCAAGCTCAACAATTTCACAGGAACCAGCTCCAAGTTCTAATGCAGCAACCACTACTGCAACCTATTCTGCTGAAACATCTCCACTGGGACAATCTAATGGTGATGCCATGCCTACTGTGACAGCTTTGACATCGGGACCCTCTTCAAATGATATTTCAGGGTCTCCAACAAGTTCCCGTGCAACTATTCCAAGTTCAAATGCAGTAGGAAGTTCTGGATCCAATTCCACTGAAAGCTCCTCTTCTGAAGCTTCAAAAACTGTCTATGTACCTACAACACCTCCAACATCCGAAAGCTCAAGAAATTATTCATCAAGCTCTTCAACAATTTCCCGTGTCAACGCTCAAAGTTCAACTGTGGAAACCTCTGCTGTAACTGCTTCTTCTGAAATATCATCCACTGAAGACTCAAATACAGGCAATATATCCATCACATCTCCAACAAACGTCAACACAGCAAACAATATGTCAAGCGCAACAATTTCACAGGAACCAGCTCCAAGTTCTGATGCAGCAAGCGCTACTGCAACCTATTCTGCTGAAACATCTCCACTGGGACAATCTAATGGTGATGCCATGCCTACTGTGACAGCTTTGACATCGGGACCCTCTTCAAATGATATTTCAGGGTCTCCTACAAGTTCCCGTGCAACTATTCCAAGTTCAAATGCAGTAGGAAGTTCTGGATCCAATTCCACTGAAAGCTCCTCTTCTGAAGCTTCAAAAACTGTCTATGTACCTACAACACCTCCAACATCCGAAAGCTCAAGAAATTATTCATCAAGCTCTTCAACAATTTCCCGTGTCAACGCTCAAAGTTCAACTGTGGAAACCTCTGCTGTAACTGCTTCTTCTGGAATATCATCCACTGAAGACTCAAATACAGGCAATATATCCATCACATCTCCAACAAATGTCAACACAGCAAACAATATGTCAAGCGCAACAATTTCACAGGAACCAGCTCCAAGTTCTGATGCAGCAAGCGCTACTGCAACCTATTCTGCTGAAACATCTCCACTGGGACAATCTAATGGTGATGCCATGCCTACTGTGACAGCTTTGACATCGGGACCCTCTTCAAATGATATTTCAGGGTCTCCAACAAGTTCCCGTGCAACTATTCCAAGTTCAAATGCAGTAGGAAGTTCTGGATCCAATTCCACTGAAAGCTCCTCTTCTGAAGCTTCAAAAACTGTCTATGTACCTACAACACCTCCAACATCCGAAAGCTCAAGAAATTATTCATCAAGCTCTTCAACAATTTCCCGTGTCAACGCTCAAAGTTCAACTGTGGAAACCTCTGCTGTAACTGCTTCTTCTGGAATATCATCCACTGAAGACTCAAATACAGGCAATATATCCATCACATCTCCAACAAATGTCAACACGGCAAACAATATGTCAAGCGCAACAATTTCACAGGAACCAGCTCCAAGTTCTAATGCAGCAACCACTACTGCAACCTATTCTGCTGAAACATCTCCACTGGGACAATCTAATGGTGATGCCATGCCTACTGTGACAGCTTTGACATCGGGACCCTCTTCAAATGATATTTCAGGGTCTCCAACAAGTTCCCGTGCAACTATTCCAAGTTCAAATGCAGTAGGAAGTTCTGGATCCAATTCCACTGAAAGCTCCTCTTCTGAAGCTTCAAAAACTGTCTATGTACCTACAACACCTCCAACATCCGAAAGCTCAAGAAATTATTCATCAAGCTCTTCAACAATTTCCCGTGTCAACGCTCAAAGTTCAAATGTGGAAACCTCTGCTGTAACTGCTTCTTCTGGAATATCATCCACTGAAGACTCAAATACAGGCAATATATCCATCACATCTCCAACAAACGTCAACACAGCAAACAATATGTCAAGCGCAACAACTTCACAGGAACCAGCTCCAAGTTCTGATGCAGCAAGCGCTACTGCAACCTATTCTGCTGAAACATCTCCACTGGGACAATCAAATGGTGATACCATGCCAACTGTGACAGCTTTGACATCGGGACCCTCTTCAAATGATATTTCAGGGTCTCCAACAAGTTCCCGTGCAACTATTCCAAGTTCAAATGGAGTAGGAAGTTCTGGATCCAATTCCACTGAAAGCTCCTCTTCTGAAGCTTCAAAAACTGTCTATGTACCTACAACACCTCCAACATCCGAAAGCTCAAGAAATTATTCATCAAGCTCTTCAACAATTTCCCGTGTCAACGCTCAAAGTTCAACTGTGGAAACCTCTGCTGTAACTGCTTCTTCTGGAATATCATCCACTGAAGACTCAAATACAGGCAATATATCCATCACATCTCCAACAAATGTCAACACAGCAAACAATATGTCAAGCGCAACAATTTCACAGGAACCAGCTCCAAGTTCTGATGCAGCAAGCGCTACTGCAACCTATTCTGCTGAAACATCTCCTTTGGGACAATCAAATGGTGATACCATGCCAACTGTGACAGCTTTGACATCGGGACCCTCTTCAAATGATATTTCAGGGTCTCCAACAAGTTCCCGTGCAACTATTCCAAGTTCAAATGGAGTAGGAAGTTCTGGATCCAATTCCACTGAAAGCTCCTCTTCTGAAGCTTCAAAAACTGTCTATGTACCTACAACACCTCCAACATCCGAAAGCTCAAGAAATTATTCATCAAGCTCTTCAACAATTTCCCGTGTCAACGCTCAAAGTTCAACTGTGGAAACCTCTGCTGTAACTGCTTCTTCTGGAATATCATCCACTGAAGACTCAAATACAGGCAATATATCCATCACATCTCCAACAAATGTCAACACAGCAAACAATATGTCAAGCTCAACAATTTCACAGGAACCAGCTCCAAATTCCAATGCAGCAAGCGCTACTGCAACCTATTCTGCTGAAACATCTCCTTTGGAACAATCTATTAGTAAACATGTGTCTACTGTGACAGCTTTGACATCAATTTCAAATGTAACTCGGACCTACCCAGAATACTCATCTCCTTTAAAAACTAATACTCGGCTGTTTAGTTCTGAAAAACCTACTTCTTTTGACACAGCAAGggattttaaaaacacagtcaGAG AGAACCTGGTCCTCATCAGGCAAAATATGACTTGGAGTGAAGCCCTGAACTACTGCAGGACTCATCATGTGGATCTGATCTCTATCCACACTTATGAGATTCAGCTCCATGTGGAGAACAGGGTTAAGGAGGCCTCCTCTTCCCATGTATGGATTGGTTTACGTTTCACATGTGTCCTGAACTTCTGGTTCTGGGTCAGTGCAGAAACCCTCATGTACCAACACTGGGCCCCAGGCAATGGCACTGGAGCTGAGAAATGTGGAACCACAGCAGCAGTGGAATCTGGGGGGACGAAACAGTGGGTCAGCTTGCCTGACACTGAAAAGCTTAACTTCATCTGCTGTGGATGA
- the LOC108922784 gene encoding uncharacterized protein LOC108922784 — protein MVRSDSPRSKGDVSIADDPDQLVFTVTMRNLQEKDAGWYWCGVEINGAVDDYEYLSLTVTTGVQSVWTVSRISAERGGLVTIPCYYDQKYKQHVKYWCKGYTWSSCTTMVHSDSPQSKGEVSITDDTDQLVFSVTMRNLQMKDTDWYWCGVKDGRDRVGAPLYLNISDNNLVLINMNMTWNEALNYCRTHHVDLVSTHTKEIQLWVQDRVKKASTAHVWIGLRVTCVLNFWFWVSAETFFYHNWAPGNGTGAEKCGATAAVESGGRNQWVSFPETEKLNFICCG, from the exons ATGGTACGCAGTGACTCACCACGGAGTAAAGGTGACGTGTCCATCGCCGATGACCCCGACCAGCTGGTCTTCACTGTGACCATGAGGAACCTACAGGAGAAGGATGCTGGCTGGTACTGGTGTGGAGTGGAGATTAACGGTGCTGTGGATGACTATGAATATCTGTCCTTAACAGTAACTACAG GTGTTCAGAGTGTTTGGACTGTGAGCAGGATAtcagcagagagaggaggatTAGTCACCATCCCATGTTACTATGATCAGAAATATAAACAACATGTGAAATACTGGTGTAAAGGGTACACATGGTCATCCTGTACTACCATGGTACACAGTGACTCACCGCAGAGTAAAGGTGAAGTGTCCATCACTGATGACACCGACCAGCTGGTCTTCAGTGTGACTATGAGGAACCTGCAGATGAAGGACACTGACTGGTACTGGTGTGGAGTGAAGGATGGACGGGACAGAGTTGGAGCACCGCTGTACCTCAATATCTCAGACA ACAACCTGGTTCTCATTAATATGAACATGACCTGGAATGAAGCCCTGAACTACTGTCGGACCCACCACGTGGACCTGGTCTCTACCCACACTAAGGAAATCCAGCTCTGGGTGCAGGACAGGGTTAAGAAGGCCTCCACTGCACACGTGTGGATTGGCCTGCGCGTTACCTGTGTCCTGAACTTCTGGTTCTGGGTCAGTGCAGAGACATTTTTCTACCACAACTGGGCCCCAGGCAATGGGACTGGAGCTGAGAAATGTGgggcaacagcagcagtggaATCTGGAGGGAGGAACCAGTGGGTCAGCTTCCCTGAGACTGAGAAGCTCAACTTCATCTGCTGTGGATGA
- the LOC114911314 gene encoding uncharacterized protein LOC114911314, whose amino-acid sequence MCMLTTSMSLAVLTVGFLPGLSEDSIKVQLTLEPPDSRVFAGEPVSLRCVVDGASSLGWIYNWSQQINPRHQTAGDRYTITTMTAADQGPYWCTVRKNGTDENLWHSNTITLNVSGNSTRGVNAEEKKPTLEENPTMFSEDSWVWVVVLCCIAGLLLLVPALGILVYQCWSRSDTSKLSCFREVQRGQQTPQTKPDTTEVQWDMAWMEMTNLLDKQDQSVAADGILS is encoded by the exons ATGTGCATGTTGACAACTTCTATGTCTCTTGCAGTGCTCACTGTGGGTTTCCTGCCTGGACTATCTGAAG ACTCCATCAAGGTCCAGCTCACACTGGAGCCCCCAGATTCCAGAGTCTTTGCCGGGGAGCCTGTCTCCCTGAGGTGTGTGGTAGATGGGGCCTCCTCACTGGGTTGGATCTACAATTGGTCCCAGCAAATCAACCCTAGACACCAGACAGCAGGGGACCGGTACACCATCACCACGATGACAGCAGCTGACCAGGGGCCATACTGGTGTACAGTGAGGAAGAATGGGACGGATGAAAACTTGTGGCACAGCAACACCATCACTCTGAATGTGTCAG GTAACTCAACCAGAGGGGTGAATGCTGAGGAGAAAAAGCCGACCCTAGAGGAAAATCCAACCATGTTCAGTGAAG attcctgggtgtggGTGGTGGTGCTCTGCTGCATTGCCGGATTGCTGCTACTTGTCCCAGCATTGGGCATCCTGGTCTATCAGTGCTG GTCTCGATCAGACACATCGAAGCTCAGCTGCTTTCGAGAGGTCCAGCGTGGGCAGCAAACACCTCAAACGAAACCAGACACGACCGAGGTTCAGTGGGACATGGCCTGGATGGAGATGACAAACCTGTTGGACAAACAAGATCAATCTGTGGCCGCTGATGGTATCTTAAGTTAA
- the LOC108922736 gene encoding basement membrane-specific heparan sulfate proteoglycan core protein-like — translation MGLIFLHAILVLMGGSQPGLSEDSIKVQLTLESPGSRVFAGEAISLRCVVDEPSSLGWIYNWSQQINPRHQTAGDRYIITAMTAADQGPYWCTVRKNGTDEKLWHSNTITLNVSENIPQAMLTVTPPGGQHFRGEHFSLQCEVAGRNSTGWTLKHLVKGKVESGCVTLGGRISMMKQGECVFSRLYSGNGGPYWCESTDGHQRSRIVNITVGYGYMIIQGPTHPVSAGENFKLRCIYWHDPSNATTFYKDGVEIVAQKSTELMIQNATKANEGFYKCIDSVNKQESSETWVSVTGDSTSAVSSEKIPTENKPAKLGEGNSTNTVSSEKTAFEEKTAFEEKPTKITEG, via the exons ACTCCATCAAGGTCCAGCTCACACTGGAGTCCCCAGGTTCCAGAGTCTTTGCCGGGGAGGCCATCTCTCTGAGGTGTGTGGTAGATGAGCCCTCCTCACTGGGTTGGATCTACAATTGGTCCCAGCAAATCAACCCTAGACACCAGACAGCAGGGGACCGGTACATCATCACCGCAATGACAGCAGCTGACCAGGGGCCATACTGGTGTACAGTGAGGAAGAACGGGACGGACGAAAAATTGTGGCACAGCAACACCATCACTCTGAATGTGTCAG AAAACATCCCCCAAGCCATGCTGACAGTCACCCCACCAGGTGGACAGCACTTCAGGGGCGAGCACTTCTCCCTGCAATGTGAAGTTGCTGGAAGAAATTCTACTGGCTGGACACTGAAACACCTCGTGAAGGGCAAAGTGGAGTCTGGGTGTGTGACATTAGGGGGTAGAATCAGCATGATGAAGcaaggagagtgtgtgttttcacgCCTTTACTCAGGGAATGGTGGACCCTACTGGTGTGAATCCACAGATGGTCACCAGCGCAGCAGGATTGTCAACATCACAGTGGGAT ATGGCTATATGATCATACAGGGCCCAACCCATCCTGTTTCCGCAGGAGAAAATTTCAAGCTGCGCTGCATTTACTGGCACGATCCCTCAAACGCAACCACCTTTTACAAAGATGGCGTGGAGATTGTGGCTCAAAAGAGCACAGAGTTGATGATTCAGAATGCAACCAAAGCAAATGAGGGTTTCTACAAGTGTATTGACTCCGTCAACAAGCAGGAGAGCTCAGAAACCTGGGTGTCAGTGACAG GTGACTCCACTAGTGCAGTCAGTTCTGAGAAGATACCCACAGAGAACAAGCCAGCCAAGCTTGGAGAAG GTAACTCCACCAATACTGTGAGTTCTGAGAAGACAGCCTTTGAGGAGAAGACAGCCTTTGAGGAGAAGCCAACCAAGATCACAGAAGGTTGA